A genomic segment from Dehalococcoidia bacterium encodes:
- a CDS encoding FAD-binding oxidoreductase: protein MAEESLLDAMRSLLPADDVLTGGLERYAVDGVTPQLAVLARDDHGVASVLAEATRLDAAVIPWGGGTSMALGNVPRRYDIALDVTRLNAIVDHAPEDLTVVVQAGMRLGDLQDHLAKSGQYLPFDPPQPETATIGGILASNAGGPSRHAYGWPRDWTLGLRVALADGSVTKTGGRVVKNVAGYDMTKLYLGSFGTLGVIVEAAFKVTVLPESRATLAAFFRGHGAACKAALALYQRNLAIEALEVAGPGPVDLFEGTGVRQKGWAVLAAAAGVPAAVERSLREATQLASDNGAASTERLEGEGEECLWRNVRAFIAPPANGDGLLTRAALLPSQTDAFLDEVEALAARHRVKGQSVAHAGVGGVYILWQAGKRSLSERGARLLAELRSAAWEWDAPLVIERCPVALKGEVDVWGEPRGDFPLMRNVKGQLDPKGVLSPGRFLGRM from the coding sequence ATGGCCGAAGAATCGCTGCTCGATGCTATGCGCTCGCTCCTGCCCGCCGACGACGTGCTGACGGGGGGGCTCGAACGGTACGCGGTCGACGGCGTGACGCCGCAGCTCGCCGTCCTGGCGCGCGACGACCACGGAGTCGCGTCGGTGCTCGCGGAAGCGACGCGCCTGGACGCGGCGGTCATCCCCTGGGGCGGCGGCACGTCGATGGCGCTGGGCAACGTCCCCCGCCGCTACGATATCGCCCTCGACGTCACCCGCCTCAATGCCATCGTCGACCACGCGCCGGAAGACCTCACCGTCGTCGTCCAGGCAGGCATGCGGCTGGGCGACCTTCAGGACCACCTGGCGAAGAGCGGCCAGTACCTCCCGTTCGACCCGCCGCAGCCGGAGACGGCGACCATCGGCGGCATACTGGCGTCCAACGCGGGCGGGCCGTCGCGTCACGCTTACGGCTGGCCGCGCGACTGGACGCTGGGGCTGCGGGTCGCCCTCGCCGACGGCAGCGTTACGAAGACGGGCGGGCGAGTGGTCAAGAACGTCGCCGGCTACGACATGACGAAGCTCTACCTCGGCTCCTTCGGCACGCTGGGGGTGATCGTCGAGGCCGCCTTCAAGGTTACCGTCCTCCCTGAGAGCAGGGCCACGCTCGCCGCCTTCTTCCGCGGGCACGGCGCTGCCTGCAAGGCCGCCCTAGCGCTGTACCAGCGGAATCTCGCGATCGAGGCGCTGGAGGTCGCCGGTCCCGGCCCCGTTGACTTGTTCGAAGGGACGGGCGTCCGACAGAAGGGATGGGCGGTGCTCGCGGCGGCTGCGGGTGTCCCGGCCGCGGTCGAGCGCTCGCTCAGGGAGGCCACGCAACTCGCGAGCGACAACGGCGCGGCCTCGACCGAACGGCTCGAGGGCGAGGGCGAGGAGTGTCTGTGGCGCAACGTGCGCGCCTTCATCGCACCGCCCGCAAACGGCGACGGGCTTCTCACGCGCGCGGCGCTCCTGCCTTCGCAGACGGACGCTTTCCTCGACGAGGTCGAGGCGCTGGCGGCGCGTCATCGCGTGAAAGGGCAGTCGGTGGCGCATGCGGGAGTCGGCGGCGTGTACATTCTCTGGCAGGCCGGCAAGCGGAGCCTCTCGGAGCGCGGTGCCCGCCTCCTGGCCGAGCTGCGGAGTGCTGCCTGGGAGTGGGACGCGCCCCTCGTCATCGAGCGCTGCCCGGTTGCGCTCAAGGGCGAGGTCGACGTGTGGGGGGAGCCGCGAGGCGATTTCCCCCTGATGCGCAACGTCAAGGGCCAGCTCGACCCGAAGGGCGTCCTGTCGCCGGGCCGTTTCCTGGGGAGGATGTAG
- a CDS encoding heterodisulfide reductase-related iron-sulfur binding cluster, translating to MSVFGPGKSFVDAPDPQDMGRCTRCGYCLTECPTFVMSGLEMESPRGRIQLIQAVADGRMPATAGLLAHLDLCIQCRACEPACPSGVPFGRVMERSRAMVLEQKGAAPWSWRLRKRLAAFFLARPQRLRFAVRLLRLYQRVGLQRLVRSTRLLKLFPCHLYDIELFLPPLADSSAEMQPSYTPAHSSAPAHRVALLVGCVTPHLYPNLNEATVRVLQRNGCEVIVPPEQTCCGALHVHAGDLNGARELARRNIDAFLPLSVEAVVVNAAGCSAAMKDYAHLLKDDPAYAEKAAQFSALVKDINEFLVSLPFDSKMGQVKGRVTYQDSCHLTHAQGAKAQPRAVLQAIPGLELVEMETPERCCGSGGVYNIVQPEMSWRLLKEKMADIAGTKARIIATANTGCMMQLEAGIRRYGPKGAHVAHVVELLDEAYRALDGD from the coding sequence GTGAGCGTTTTCGGACCGGGCAAGAGCTTCGTCGACGCTCCCGACCCGCAGGACATGGGGCGATGCACCCGCTGCGGCTACTGCCTCACTGAATGCCCGACGTTCGTCATGTCGGGCCTCGAGATGGAATCACCGCGCGGCCGCATCCAACTCATCCAGGCCGTCGCCGACGGGCGCATGCCGGCGACCGCGGGCCTGCTCGCGCACCTAGACCTCTGTATACAGTGCCGCGCCTGCGAGCCCGCCTGCCCGTCCGGCGTCCCCTTCGGCAGGGTCATGGAACGCAGCCGGGCCATGGTGCTCGAGCAGAAGGGAGCGGCGCCCTGGAGCTGGCGCCTGCGAAAGCGCCTCGCGGCGTTCTTCCTGGCCCGCCCGCAGCGGCTTCGCTTCGCCGTCCGCCTCCTCCGACTGTACCAGCGTGTGGGGCTGCAGAGGCTCGTCCGCAGCACCCGCCTCCTCAAGTTGTTCCCCTGCCACCTGTACGACATCGAGCTCTTCCTGCCGCCGCTTGCCGATAGCTCCGCCGAGATGCAGCCTTCGTATACCCCGGCGCACTCGAGCGCGCCCGCGCACCGGGTGGCGCTGCTCGTAGGATGCGTTACGCCGCACCTTTATCCCAACCTTAACGAGGCGACCGTGCGCGTTCTCCAGCGGAACGGCTGCGAGGTCATCGTGCCGCCGGAGCAGACGTGCTGCGGCGCCCTCCACGTCCACGCCGGCGACCTCAACGGCGCGCGGGAGCTCGCCCGCCGCAACATCGACGCCTTCTTGCCTCTGAGCGTCGAGGCGGTGGTCGTGAACGCGGCCGGCTGTAGCGCTGCGATGAAGGACTACGCCCATCTGCTGAAGGACGACCCCGCGTACGCGGAGAAGGCGGCGCAGTTTTCGGCCCTCGTTAAGGACATCAACGAGTTCCTCGTCTCTCTACCTTTCGACTCAAAGATGGGACAGGTGAAGGGACGCGTCACTTACCAGGACTCGTGCCACCTGACGCATGCGCAGGGCGCGAAGGCGCAGCCGCGGGCGGTCCTGCAAGCGATCCCCGGCCTGGAGCTGGTGGAGATGGAGACGCCGGAACGCTGTTGCGGCAGCGGCGGTGTGTACAACATCGTCCAGCCGGAGATGTCGTGGCGTTTGCTGAAGGAGAAGATGGCGGACATCGCCGGGACGAAGGCAAGAATCATCGCGACGGCGAACACGGGCTGCATGATGCAACTCGAGGCGGGAATCCGCCGCTACGGACCGAAAGGGGCGCACGTTGCGCATGTCGTCGAGCTGCTGGACGAGGCGTACCGCGCTCTCGACGGGGACTAG